One segment of Fuscovulum ytuae DNA contains the following:
- a CDS encoding GMC family oxidoreductase, translated as MVAKFDLNDDSVVVIIGTGAGGGVLANELAQKGVKVVALEAGGRYLPEDYINDEWESFTQLAWLDARTTSGSWRVAKDFGGLPAWIVKAVGGTTTHWAGASIRFQDHEWKALSTYGAVEGASLLDWPIDAAEMAPWYEKAETKLGVTRTGDRAGLPGNNNYKVFEKGAKALGYKEVHTGRMAINSSDYDGRMACQQTGFCFQGCKWGAKWSAAYTDIPAGEATGNLEVRERAHVARILHNDAGKVTGVEYFDKDGNLQFQAARIVAVAGNSFESPRLLLNSASSMFPNGLANSSDQVGRNYMRHTTGSVYAVFDKPVRMWRGTTMAGIVQDEARHDPSRGFVGGYELETLSLGLPFMAAFLNPGAWGRGFTTALDHYENMAGMWIVGEDMPQATNRVTLSDATDQYGLKVANVHFDDHPNDIAMRNHAYKQGVAIYEAVGATRAFPTPPYPSTHNLGTNRMSEKPEDGVVNKWGQTHDIPNLFVSDGSQFTTGAAENPTLTIVALAIRQADHIAREMSAGNI; from the coding sequence ACCTCCCCGAAGATTACATCAATGACGAATGGGAAAGCTTCACCCAACTCGCTTGGCTTGATGCCCGAACCACCAGCGGCTCGTGGCGCGTGGCCAAGGACTTCGGCGGACTCCCTGCTTGGATCGTCAAGGCCGTCGGCGGCACCACAACCCACTGGGCCGGGGCTTCGATCCGCTTCCAAGATCATGAATGGAAAGCGCTTTCTACCTATGGCGCGGTCGAAGGGGCAAGCCTCCTCGACTGGCCCATCGATGCCGCAGAAATGGCGCCCTGGTACGAAAAGGCAGAAACCAAACTGGGCGTGACCCGTACGGGCGACCGCGCCGGACTGCCGGGCAACAACAATTACAAGGTCTTCGAAAAGGGGGCCAAGGCACTGGGCTACAAGGAAGTCCATACTGGGCGCATGGCCATCAACTCGTCCGATTATGACGGCCGCATGGCCTGCCAACAGACAGGGTTCTGCTTCCAAGGCTGCAAATGGGGTGCCAAGTGGTCCGCCGCCTACACCGACATCCCTGCGGGAGAGGCGACAGGCAATCTGGAAGTCCGCGAACGCGCCCATGTGGCGCGCATCCTCCACAATGATGCGGGCAAGGTGACCGGGGTCGAATATTTCGACAAGGACGGCAATCTGCAATTCCAAGCGGCGCGCATCGTTGCCGTCGCGGGCAACAGCTTTGAATCGCCTCGTCTTCTTTTGAACTCGGCCTCTTCGATGTTCCCCAACGGTCTTGCCAACTCATCCGATCAAGTGGGCCGCAACTACATGCGCCACACGACCGGGTCGGTCTATGCCGTCTTTGACAAGCCGGTGCGCATGTGGCGCGGAACCACCATGGCAGGCATCGTTCAGGACGAGGCACGCCACGATCCGTCACGCGGCTTTGTCGGCGGGTATGAGCTTGAAACCCTCTCGCTTGGCCTGCCCTTCATGGCGGCCTTCCTCAACCCCGGCGCATGGGGGCGAGGCTTCACCACCGCCCTCGACCATTACGAGAACATGGCCGGCATGTGGATTGTGGGCGAGGACATGCCGCAGGCCACAAACCGCGTCACCCTGTCCGACGCGACGGACCAGTATGGGCTCAAGGTCGCCAACGTGCATTTCGATGATCACCCCAATGACATCGCCATGCGCAACCATGCCTACAAGCAAGGCGTGGCGATCTATGAGGCGGTCGGTGCCACCCGCGCCTTCCCGACGCCGCCCTATCCCTCGACCCACAACCTCGGCACCAACCGCATGTCGGAAAAGCCCGAGGATGGCGTCGTGAACAAATGGGGCCAGACCCACGACATCCCGAACCTCTTTGTCTCGGACGGTTCGCAATTCACGACAGGTGCGGCAGAGAACCCCACGCTGACGATCGTCGCGCTTGCCATCCGTCAGGCCGATCACATCGCCCGCGAAATGAGTGCCGGGAACATCTGA